A section of the Bacillus sp. HSf4 genome encodes:
- the yhfH gene encoding protein YhfH, whose amino-acid sequence MSMKSPLEFFRTLPKKTCPECGEQVEEQAESYFMECERCLAKKGE is encoded by the coding sequence ATGAGTATGAAAAGTCCGCTGGAATTTTTCCGGACGCTTCCGAAAAAAACGTGTCCTGAATGCGGAGAGCAGGTAGAGGAGCAGGCTGAATCTTATTTCATGGAATGTGAACGCTGTCTTGCCAAAAAGGGCGAATAA
- a CDS encoding ECF transporter S component, translated as MNWNIKEVVMMVILSVACGVIYLGWSTLWLPISAIVGPVGANFMFGIWVIASPIVAYIIRKPGAALIAETAAASVELLTGSHFGLSALLIGVFQGAGAEIAFAIFRYKRYNLFTLMLSGALAAVGSMTYSLIANGFAYYTTETLILTFVIQVISGMILGGWLAKAVVGALAKTGVLDQYDIMKEHRKKDESNDFISRLQ; from the coding sequence ATGAATTGGAATATAAAAGAAGTCGTGATGATGGTGATTTTGTCCGTTGCGTGCGGTGTCATTTATTTGGGCTGGTCAACGCTGTGGCTGCCGATCTCGGCCATTGTCGGACCTGTCGGCGCCAACTTTATGTTCGGCATTTGGGTGATTGCAAGCCCGATTGTTGCCTATATCATCCGCAAGCCCGGGGCGGCGCTGATTGCCGAAACGGCCGCGGCCTCGGTTGAGCTGTTGACAGGCAGTCATTTCGGCTTGTCCGCATTGCTGATCGGCGTTTTTCAAGGGGCCGGTGCGGAAATCGCGTTTGCGATATTTCGCTATAAGCGCTACAACCTGTTTACCCTGATGCTGTCCGGTGCACTTGCAGCTGTCGGCAGCATGACCTACAGCCTGATCGCGAACGGATTTGCCTACTATACGACAGAAACCCTGATTCTGACTTTTGTCATTCAAGTCATAAGCGGCATGATTCTGGGCGGCTGGCTGGCCAAAGCCGTTGTCGGCGCCCTCGCGAAAACCGGCGTCCTTGACCAGTATGACATCATGAAGGAACACCGGAAAAAGGATGAATCAAATGACTTCATTTCTAGGCTGCAATAA
- a CDS encoding ABC transporter permease produces MSIHQLIFRNLRKNIRNYYLYVFALVFSVALYFSFVTLQYDPSINEVKSSIKGAAALKTASILLVAVVAVFILYANTIFIKRRSQEIGLFQLIGMRKQKIFRILSAENVMLYFGSLVIGVFAGFSISKLVLMILFKIVDVQAKAKLNFSWEALIQTIIVFCGIYLLVMMMNYAFIKKQSILSLFKAASSTEDQVKRISVFQMIIGLMGIVFILSGYYISTELFGGKFKTINELFYAMSLILGSVMIGTYLFYKGSVSFVSNIIRKSKGGYLNVYEVLSLSSIMFRMKSNALLLTIITAVSALAISLLSLCYIAYYSVEKVAEQSVAADFAMTSQKDAKRFAGLLDENGISYSKEEIHVLQASFNLEQVLEGDPEDMAGDPRNLSLPVVSDQEINGIDIPKGDVILSGYNDLLQTMMVFKDSGTIQVKSRQETASLNFVGIRKEFLLSYEFTSGGLPAVVVDDALFQRLNDNKDPNLQQEPSLFIGINLKNEDQLQQANKLFAKVNQSDRHLSLLDERTSQKAIYGLFMFIVGFLGLTFLITSGCILYFKQMDESEDEKPNYTILRKLGFTRGDLLKGIQIKQIYNFGIPLVIGLFHSYFAVKSGWFLFGAELWTPMIIVMVLYTALYSIFGLLSVLYYRKVIKSAL; encoded by the coding sequence ATGAGCATTCATCAGCTGATCTTTCGAAACTTAAGAAAAAACATCAGGAACTATTACCTCTATGTGTTTGCGCTAGTCTTCAGCGTGGCGCTTTATTTCTCATTTGTCACGCTTCAGTATGATCCTTCAATCAATGAAGTGAAATCTTCGATCAAAGGCGCGGCTGCATTAAAAACAGCCTCTATTTTGCTCGTGGCCGTTGTAGCGGTTTTTATTCTCTACGCCAATACGATTTTTATCAAGAGGCGGAGCCAAGAAATCGGCCTGTTTCAATTAATCGGCATGAGGAAGCAAAAAATCTTCCGCATCCTGAGCGCGGAAAATGTCATGCTGTATTTTGGCTCTTTAGTCATCGGTGTATTTGCCGGGTTTTCGATATCAAAACTCGTGCTGATGATTTTGTTCAAAATTGTCGATGTTCAAGCGAAAGCTAAACTGAATTTTTCCTGGGAAGCATTAATCCAAACCATCATTGTCTTCTGCGGAATCTACCTTTTGGTGATGATGATGAACTACGCGTTTATCAAAAAGCAAAGCATTTTATCTTTGTTTAAGGCAGCTTCATCTACAGAGGATCAAGTCAAACGAATATCCGTTTTCCAAATGATCATCGGTTTAATGGGGATCGTGTTCATTTTGTCGGGGTATTACATTTCCACCGAGCTGTTTGGCGGAAAATTCAAGACCATAAACGAATTGTTCTATGCGATGAGCTTGATTCTCGGGTCTGTCATGATCGGCACGTACCTGTTTTATAAAGGTTCAGTCAGCTTTGTCTCCAACATCATTCGCAAAAGCAAGGGAGGCTACTTAAATGTTTACGAAGTGTTATCCTTGTCGTCGATTATGTTTCGAATGAAATCAAACGCGCTGTTATTAACGATTATCACAGCTGTTTCGGCGCTGGCGATCAGTTTATTGTCCCTATGCTATATTGCGTACTATTCCGTAGAGAAAGTGGCTGAACAAAGTGTGGCGGCTGATTTTGCCATGACCAGTCAGAAGGATGCCAAGCGGTTTGCGGGGCTCTTAGACGAAAATGGCATTTCTTATAGCAAAGAAGAAATCCATGTTCTGCAAGCGTCCTTCAATCTGGAACAGGTTTTAGAGGGAGATCCTGAAGATATGGCTGGGGACCCGCGTAACCTCTCCCTTCCTGTTGTCAGCGATCAAGAGATTAACGGGATTGATATACCGAAGGGAGACGTGATTTTATCCGGATATAATGATCTTTTGCAAACCATGATGGTTTTTAAAGATTCCGGCACCATTCAAGTCAAGAGCAGACAGGAGACGGCATCGTTAAACTTTGTAGGGATAAGGAAGGAATTTCTCTTATCCTATGAGTTCACCAGTGGAGGATTGCCTGCTGTGGTTGTCGATGATGCGCTGTTTCAACGTCTAAACGATAATAAAGATCCAAACTTACAGCAAGAACCGAGTTTATTTATCGGGATCAATCTGAAAAATGAAGATCAGCTGCAGCAGGCAAATAAGCTGTTTGCAAAAGTGAATCAAAGCGATCGGCATTTGTCGCTCCTCGATGAACGCACGTCTCAAAAAGCGATTTACGGCCTTTTCATGTTTATCGTCGGCTTTTTAGGACTGACGTTCTTGATCACATCTGGATGCATCCTTTATTTTAAACAAATGGATGAAAGCGAAGATGAGAAACCGAATTACACGATACTGAGAAAACTCGGTTTTACAAGGGGGGACTTGCTGAAGGGCATACAGATCAAGCAAATCTACAACTTCGGCATTCCGTTGGTCATTGGTCTTTTTCACAGCTACTTTGCCGTCAAGTCCGGATGGTTCTTGTTCGGGGCAGAGCTGTGGACGCCGATGATTATCGTGATGGTGTTGTATACCGCTTTGTATTCTATTTTCGGTCTGTTGTCGGTACTTTATTATCGAAAGGTTATTAAGTCGGCGCTGTAG
- the tenA gene encoding thiaminase II has translation MSFSAQLRREADPIFEAIFQHPFVQGLAAGRLEKEQLIHYVKQDVEYLNSFIQIYGIAISKCDNRQDMEMFHQQISFVLNSEVHPHHNLCRAAGADYESLQGYPLAPSAHHYIRHMLTAAHEGTLGEILAVLLPCPWTYWEIGKKLLEEVQPDSSHPFYDWIHFYGGRTVSITTKFCARLDEWAKEAGAAEKKKMKELFLQSCQLEYGFWEMAYTVEDWPVEMEAVTR, from the coding sequence ATGAGTTTTTCAGCACAACTTCGCCGAGAGGCAGACCCCATTTTTGAAGCGATTTTTCAGCACCCGTTTGTTCAGGGACTGGCTGCAGGCCGCCTGGAAAAGGAACAGCTGATCCATTATGTGAAACAAGATGTCGAGTATTTGAATTCCTTTATCCAAATCTATGGAATCGCCATTTCCAAGTGTGATAACCGCCAAGATATGGAGATGTTTCATCAGCAGATTTCCTTTGTTTTAAACAGCGAAGTACACCCGCATCATAATCTGTGCCGGGCTGCGGGCGCAGACTATGAATCTCTGCAGGGCTATCCATTGGCCCCGTCCGCCCATCATTATATCCGCCACATGCTGACGGCGGCGCACGAAGGGACGCTTGGAGAGATTTTAGCTGTCTTGCTGCCTTGTCCATGGACATATTGGGAAATCGGCAAAAAGCTCCTTGAAGAAGTACAGCCTGATTCGTCACATCCGTTCTATGACTGGATCCATTTTTACGGGGGCAGAACCGTCTCCATCACCACGAAGTTCTGCGCCCGTTTGGATGAATGGGCGAAAGAAGCGGGCGCAGCAGAGAAGAAGAAAATGAAAGAGCTCTTTTTGCAAAGCTGCCAGCTGGAATACGGTTTTTGGGAAATGGCCTATACAGTGGAAGACTGGCCGGTTGAAATGGAGGCGGTGACTCGATGA
- a CDS encoding ABC transporter ATP-binding protein translates to MTSFLGCNNLSVRFYNRSDTILDRVTLSIHRGEKVLILGPSGSGKSTLISALSGIIPQHIEAEITGEIDRRRSAGVMFQDPDTQFCMLRVDEEIAFSLENRSVPPEQMNEIIDNVMEQVGLNIDRKTPIEALSGGMKQRLALACLLALEPEMLFFDEPTAQLDPASRKEIFALLKDLSAKNGQTMVFVEHVLDGCIEWMDRVVLLDNNGRIIADGKPEDILVRYRQQMKAAGIWQPKLYPAAWHEVVEDEQHPLAVKLSARLKRKELAEKSDPKKSDALIRIEDAAIGYLKKTVADGINLRIPKGGWVSVIGANGSGKSTFLKSLIRLEAVKKGRIYLEDCELKKWPDRLLYEKTGFVFQNPELQFIQDTVFEEIAFGARQRGWSEELVQRKTAELLEEFGLVSHAQAHPFTLSLGQKRRLSVATMLLFDQDLLLLDEPTFGQDEKTAGELIRRLKERQERGTTIVMVTHDMDIVDEHSDQVIVFHQGKAAFQGTPSRLFSDQRLVRTFSLLPPLHYQLLHARKEQVPV, encoded by the coding sequence ATGACTTCATTTCTAGGCTGCAATAATCTTTCCGTGCGCTTTTACAACCGGTCTGACACGATTTTGGACCGTGTGACCTTATCGATTCACAGGGGTGAGAAGGTGTTGATCCTCGGTCCGAGCGGAAGCGGGAAATCGACGCTGATTTCCGCTCTTTCCGGCATCATCCCTCAACATATTGAAGCCGAAATCACAGGCGAGATCGACCGCAGAAGAAGCGCAGGGGTTATGTTTCAAGACCCTGATACACAATTTTGTATGCTTCGTGTTGATGAAGAGATCGCGTTCAGCCTTGAAAATCGCTCCGTTCCCCCGGAGCAGATGAATGAGATCATCGACAATGTCATGGAGCAAGTCGGACTGAATATTGACAGAAAGACGCCGATCGAAGCCCTGTCAGGCGGAATGAAGCAGCGTCTCGCATTAGCGTGTCTTTTGGCACTGGAGCCGGAAATGCTGTTTTTTGATGAACCGACGGCACAGCTTGATCCGGCGAGCAGGAAGGAAATATTTGCTTTACTGAAAGACCTTTCCGCAAAAAACGGCCAGACGATGGTGTTTGTCGAACATGTCTTGGATGGCTGCATCGAATGGATGGACCGCGTCGTCCTGTTGGACAATAACGGGCGGATTATAGCCGACGGGAAGCCGGAAGACATTCTCGTCCGCTATCGACAGCAAATGAAAGCTGCTGGGATTTGGCAGCCAAAGCTGTATCCGGCGGCATGGCATGAAGTCGTCGAAGACGAACAGCACCCGCTTGCCGTCAAGCTTTCCGCCAGGCTGAAAAGGAAGGAGCTTGCTGAAAAAAGCGACCCGAAGAAGAGCGATGCTTTGATCAGGATCGAAGATGCGGCGATCGGCTACCTGAAAAAAACGGTGGCCGACGGTATCAACCTCCGGATTCCAAAAGGAGGATGGGTATCGGTTATCGGTGCAAACGGCAGCGGAAAAAGCACCTTTTTAAAAAGTTTGATCAGGCTGGAAGCAGTCAAGAAAGGCCGGATTTATCTGGAGGATTGCGAGCTGAAAAAATGGCCTGACCGTCTATTGTACGAAAAAACCGGCTTTGTCTTTCAAAACCCGGAGCTCCAATTTATTCAGGATACGGTATTTGAGGAAATCGCTTTTGGCGCAAGACAGAGAGGTTGGTCAGAAGAACTTGTTCAGCGGAAGACGGCAGAATTGCTGGAGGAATTCGGACTCGTCTCACATGCGCAGGCCCATCCCTTTACACTGAGTCTGGGGCAGAAACGGCGCTTGAGCGTGGCGACGATGCTTTTGTTCGATCAGGATCTGCTGCTGCTTGATGAACCGACATTCGGCCAGGACGAAAAAACGGCGGGGGAACTGATCAGACGGTTAAAAGAGCGGCAGGAACGGGGAACGACGATCGTCATGGTAACTCATGACATGGATATCGTTGATGAGCATTCGGATCAAGTCATCGTCTTCCATCAAGGAAAAGCCGCTTTTCAAGGAACCCCGTCCCGGTTATTCTCCGATCAACGGTTGGTGCGGACATTTTCATTGCTGCCGCCGCTTCACTACCAGCTGCTGCACGCCAGAAAGGAGCAGGTGCCGGTATGA
- a CDS encoding ABC transporter ATP-binding protein, with the protein MMILEANKIRKSYGNKFNKQEVLKGIDLNIEKGEFVGIMGPSGSGKTTLLNVLSSIDQVSDGTIAINQVEMTGMKEKQLAEFRKQHLGFIFQEYNLLDTLTVKENILLPLSITKMSKKEANQKFEEVANELGIYELKNKYPNEISGGQKQRTSAARAFIHEPDIIFADEPTGALDSKSASDLLNKLSRLNQKRHATIVMVTHDPVAASFCSRVVFIKDGQMYSQLNKGGQDRQMFFEDIMKTQGVLGGVLA; encoded by the coding sequence ATGATGATATTAGAAGCGAATAAAATTCGAAAAAGCTACGGAAATAAATTCAATAAACAAGAAGTATTAAAGGGAATCGACCTCAATATCGAAAAGGGTGAATTTGTCGGCATTATGGGGCCTTCTGGTTCGGGTAAAACAACATTGCTGAATGTGCTGTCTTCCATTGATCAGGTAAGCGACGGAACGATTGCGATCAACCAGGTTGAGATGACCGGTATGAAGGAAAAACAGCTCGCTGAATTCCGGAAGCAGCATCTCGGATTTATCTTTCAAGAATACAACTTATTAGACACGCTGACGGTGAAAGAAAATATTCTGCTGCCGTTGTCGATTACGAAGATGTCTAAAAAAGAAGCCAATCAAAAGTTTGAGGAAGTGGCGAATGAACTGGGCATCTACGAGCTGAAAAATAAATATCCGAATGAAATTTCCGGCGGCCAAAAACAGCGGACTTCAGCCGCGAGGGCATTTATTCATGAACCGGACATTATTTTCGCAGATGAACCGACAGGTGCGCTTGATTCAAAATCCGCATCAGACTTATTAAACAAGCTGAGCCGATTAAATCAAAAGCGTCATGCTACGATCGTTATGGTCACCCACGACCCCGTCGCCGCCAGCTTCTGCAGCAGGGTTGTTTTTATAAAGGACGGCCAAATGTATTCGCAGCTCAATAAAGGCGGCCAGGACAGGCAGATGTTCTTCGAGGATATCATGAAGACGCAGGGTGTGTTAGGCGGGGTTTTAGCATGA
- the aceA gene encoding isocitrate lyase → MMSEKARQMEESWEKDKRWDGINRPYKASDVIRLRGSLEVEYTIARRGAEKLWKLLHTEDFVPALGALTGNQAMQQVRAGLKAVYLSGWQVAADANLSGSMYPDQSLYPANSVPDVVKRINRALQRADQIHYMEGKEDIDWYAPIVADAEAGFGGQLNVFELMKSMIEAGAAGVHFEDQLSSEKKCGHLGGKVLLPTQTAVRNLIAARFAADVMGVPTILIARTDANAADLITSDIDPYDAPFLTGERTSEGFYKTKSGLDQAIARGLAYAPYADLIWCETSEPNIEEARRFRQAIHEKFPGKLLAYNCSPSFNWKAKLDDASILNFQKELGEMGYKFQFVTLAGFHALNHGMFELARQYKNRGMAAYSELQQAEFASEKYGYTATRHQREVGTSYFDEVAQVVSGGTSSTTALKGSTEAEQFQP, encoded by the coding sequence ATGATGTCAGAAAAGGCAAGGCAAATGGAGGAAAGCTGGGAGAAGGATAAACGCTGGGACGGAATCAATAGGCCGTATAAGGCATCAGACGTAATCCGCCTGAGGGGCTCGCTTGAGGTGGAATATACAATCGCAAGGCGGGGCGCGGAAAAGCTGTGGAAGCTATTGCATACAGAAGACTTCGTCCCGGCGCTCGGGGCTCTAACCGGAAATCAGGCGATGCAGCAAGTAAGGGCTGGGTTGAAAGCGGTTTATTTAAGCGGCTGGCAGGTGGCCGCCGATGCCAATCTCTCTGGAAGCATGTATCCCGATCAAAGCCTGTACCCGGCCAACAGTGTTCCGGATGTCGTGAAAAGAATCAATCGCGCTCTTCAGCGTGCCGACCAGATTCATTATATGGAAGGGAAAGAAGATATCGATTGGTATGCGCCGATCGTAGCCGATGCCGAAGCCGGCTTCGGCGGACAGCTCAATGTGTTCGAACTGATGAAAAGCATGATTGAGGCGGGCGCCGCAGGGGTTCATTTTGAAGACCAGCTTTCCTCCGAAAAAAAATGCGGCCATTTGGGGGGCAAAGTTTTGCTGCCGACACAGACGGCGGTTCGCAATCTGATTGCCGCGCGCTTTGCCGCAGACGTCATGGGCGTGCCGACCATTCTGATCGCACGGACGGACGCCAATGCGGCCGATCTCATCACAAGTGATATTGATCCGTATGATGCGCCGTTTTTAACGGGTGAACGCACCTCAGAAGGGTTTTATAAGACGAAATCGGGCCTTGACCAGGCGATTGCCAGAGGCCTGGCCTATGCGCCATACGCCGACTTGATCTGGTGTGAGACATCTGAACCGAACATTGAGGAAGCGCGCAGGTTTAGGCAGGCGATTCATGAAAAATTCCCGGGGAAACTTCTCGCATATAACTGCTCTCCTTCGTTCAACTGGAAGGCCAAACTGGATGATGCCAGCATCTTGAATTTCCAAAAAGAACTCGGTGAAATGGGGTATAAGTTCCAATTTGTAACACTTGCCGGTTTCCATGCATTGAACCACGGCATGTTTGAGCTGGCCCGCCAGTATAAGAACCGCGGAATGGCGGCGTATTCCGAGCTGCAGCAGGCTGAGTTCGCCAGTGAAAAATACGGCTATACTGCGACACGGCACCAGCGTGAGGTCGGAACAAGCTATTTTGATGAGGTGGCACAGGTCGTCTCAGGCGGCACATCCTCTACAACAGCGCTGAAAGGGTCAACCGAAGCGGAGCAGTTTCAGCCGTAA
- the aceB gene encoding malate synthase A, whose product MKTEEIGLKVTGTMNQQYEELLTKEALQFIGRLERHFGGRRRDLLHLRKIVQAEIDQGKNPDFLKETKYIREKNWTVAPLPPDLEDRRVEITGPVDRKMVINALNSGAKVFMADFEDANSPTWKNCIEGQINLRDAVRGTISFTNDAGKHYRLKENPAVIMVRPRGWHLEEKHVLADGKPVSASLFDFGLYFFHNAKALIKKGSGPYFYLPKIENHLEARLWNDVFVYAQNDLRIPQGTIKATVLIETILAAFEMDEILYELKEHSAGLNCGRWDYIFSFIKKFKNRDEVILPDRSAVTMTVPNMRAYSLLAIKTCHKRRVHAIGGMAAQIPAKDQPEINEAAFAKIREDKEREAKDGHDGTWIAHPGMIQTALDVFNEHMPTANQIHRERDDIKIKATDLLEVPKGRITEEGVRTNISAGIRYIASWLSGRGAAPIDHLMEDAATAEISRAQLWQWIRHPKGILDDGRKVTAEMVKAMKEEEMQKIIGEVGKEQYQRDRFEEAGQVFEQLILDDEFAEFLTIPAYEKI is encoded by the coding sequence ATGAAAACCGAAGAGATCGGGCTTAAAGTGACGGGAACGATGAATCAGCAATACGAAGAATTGTTAACAAAGGAAGCGCTTCAATTTATCGGGCGGCTTGAACGCCATTTTGGCGGGAGAAGGCGGGATTTACTGCATTTGCGGAAAATCGTTCAGGCGGAAATTGATCAAGGAAAGAATCCCGATTTTTTAAAAGAGACGAAATACATCAGGGAAAAAAACTGGACGGTCGCACCGCTGCCGCCGGATTTGGAAGACCGTCGGGTTGAAATCACCGGGCCAGTCGATAGAAAAATGGTGATCAATGCCTTGAATTCCGGAGCTAAGGTGTTTATGGCCGATTTTGAAGATGCCAATTCACCGACTTGGAAAAATTGTATTGAAGGCCAAATCAATTTGAGAGACGCGGTCAGGGGGACGATTTCGTTTACGAATGATGCCGGAAAACACTATCGGCTGAAGGAGAATCCGGCTGTGATCATGGTCAGGCCGCGGGGGTGGCATTTGGAGGAGAAACACGTGTTGGCCGACGGCAAGCCTGTGTCAGCGAGCCTGTTCGATTTTGGCCTTTATTTCTTTCATAACGCCAAAGCTTTGATCAAAAAAGGAAGCGGCCCTTATTTCTACCTCCCGAAAATCGAAAACCATCTGGAAGCAAGGCTTTGGAACGACGTGTTTGTCTATGCGCAAAACGACTTGCGCATTCCGCAGGGGACGATTAAAGCGACGGTCTTAATCGAAACGATTTTGGCGGCTTTTGAAATGGATGAAATATTGTACGAATTAAAGGAACACTCGGCAGGTCTCAACTGCGGCCGCTGGGATTACATCTTCAGCTTCATTAAGAAATTCAAGAACCGTGATGAGGTCATTCTTCCGGATCGTTCGGCGGTGACGATGACCGTTCCCAACATGAGAGCCTACTCGCTGCTCGCCATCAAAACGTGCCATAAACGGCGGGTCCACGCCATCGGAGGGATGGCCGCACAGATTCCCGCGAAAGACCAGCCGGAAATCAATGAGGCCGCTTTCGCCAAAATCCGCGAAGACAAGGAGCGTGAAGCAAAAGACGGCCATGACGGTACATGGATCGCACACCCCGGCATGATTCAAACAGCCCTTGATGTATTTAATGAGCATATGCCGACAGCCAACCAGATTCATAGAGAACGGGATGATATCAAGATTAAAGCGACGGATTTGCTTGAAGTGCCGAAGGGTCGGATTACAGAGGAAGGTGTCCGCACCAATATCAGCGCCGGCATCCGCTACATCGCTTCCTGGCTGTCGGGAAGAGGCGCTGCACCGATTGACCACTTAATGGAGGATGCGGCAACAGCGGAAATCTCAAGAGCGCAGCTATGGCAATGGATTCGCCATCCAAAGGGGATTCTTGATGACGGCAGGAAAGTGACGGCTGAGATGGTGAAAGCGATGAAAGAGGAAGAAATGCAGAAAATCATCGGTGAAGTCGGGAAGGAACAATATCAGCGCGACCGCTTCGAAGAGGCCGGACAGGTGTTTGAACAACTGATTTTGGATGATGAATTTGCGGAATTTCTCACGATTCCCGCTTATGAAAAAATATAA
- a CDS encoding glycosyltransferase family 39 protein, with translation MKMKKPDWILTVILLAALILNTYNIWQDDAANQYYLAAVKSMTQSFHNFFFASFDSSGFVSVDKPPVVLWIQTIFAKVFGVHTWSVILPQALAGAGSVYLLYRLIKPRFGKGAARISALVMALTPIAVAVSRTNNIDSMLVFTLLLGTCCLMKAVKQGKLIWLLTAFGIIGLGFNMKMLQALMVLPAFLLFYLIAAKAKWKKKMVSAVLSLIVLTGISLSWALVVDYTSSDSRPYVGSSQTNSVLELAFGYNGTERLLGQTTGNARGDMNGLQQPTQNGNNSSDGGPNGGMQPPGGKSFSDDNSQAQDGNTANGSSNGQNGNMPGGGQQPDGGGQGGPGGGNGGPGGGNGGGQSMNMFGIGSAGPFRLFQSALSGQISWMLPFALFGLLGAFISWFRDRREKAGEMKETLFWAAWLFPVAGFFSIAGFFHHYYLIMLAPPIAALSGIGWYAMYGLYKSQKDWASYLLPAAVLTTAAFQVYILSGYTEQIGTLWMYVLGILGLGLTIALLILKRSHPFGKQLTIISLLILLLTPVYWSATPLLYSGNSVLPESGPQLQSSMGGSGMFSSEVDEGLLSYLREHNTGEEYLFATLTTVTAAPYIINADENVMALGGFNGTDPILSVSELKKLVQEGKVKYFLITSDNSGNSELVSWIKENGTNISSDEYSSTANTDSTAQQGMRGGPGGGQQQTLYKVELST, from the coding sequence ATGAAAATGAAAAAACCCGATTGGATACTTACAGTCATTTTGCTTGCAGCACTTATTCTGAATACATATAACATTTGGCAGGATGATGCCGCCAATCAGTATTACCTGGCGGCGGTGAAAAGCATGACGCAAAGCTTCCACAATTTCTTCTTTGCTTCATTTGACTCTTCCGGCTTTGTATCAGTTGATAAGCCGCCCGTAGTATTATGGATTCAGACCATCTTTGCAAAAGTTTTCGGTGTGCACACCTGGAGCGTCATCCTTCCTCAGGCACTGGCCGGGGCCGGCTCCGTCTATCTGCTTTACAGGCTCATCAAGCCGAGATTCGGCAAGGGCGCGGCCCGCATCTCAGCTCTTGTGATGGCGCTGACGCCGATCGCCGTGGCGGTCAGCCGGACGAACAACATCGACAGCATGCTTGTATTCACATTGCTTCTCGGCACATGCTGCCTGATGAAGGCGGTCAAACAAGGGAAGCTCATCTGGCTTCTCACCGCATTCGGAATCATCGGTCTCGGATTCAATATGAAAATGCTTCAGGCCTTAATGGTGCTCCCGGCCTTTCTATTGTTTTATCTCATCGCGGCAAAGGCCAAATGGAAGAAAAAAATGGTATCGGCTGTACTGTCGCTCATTGTGCTCACAGGCATTTCGCTTTCATGGGCGCTTGTCGTCGACTACACATCGTCTGACAGCCGTCCGTATGTCGGAAGCAGCCAAACCAATTCCGTTCTTGAACTGGCATTCGGCTACAACGGTACGGAGCGCCTGCTCGGGCAAACGACAGGTAATGCGCGCGGAGACATGAACGGCTTGCAGCAGCCGACACAGAATGGAAATAACTCATCTGACGGCGGGCCAAATGGCGGCATGCAGCCGCCGGGCGGCAAAAGCTTTTCTGACGACAATTCCCAAGCACAGGATGGAAATACGGCAAACGGCAGCTCTAATGGCCAAAACGGCAACATGCCGGGCGGCGGGCAGCAGCCCGACGGCGGAGGACAAGGCGGGCCTGGCGGTGGAAACGGAGGTCCCGGAGGGGGCAATGGCGGAGGACAGAGCATGAACATGTTCGGCATCGGATCAGCCGGCCCATTCAGACTGTTCCAGTCGGCGCTATCCGGGCAGATCAGCTGGATGCTTCCATTCGCACTGTTCGGCCTGCTCGGAGCGTTCATCAGCTGGTTCCGCGACCGCCGCGAAAAAGCGGGTGAAATGAAGGAAACCCTTTTCTGGGCAGCATGGCTCTTCCCTGTCGCCGGATTTTTCAGTATCGCAGGATTCTTCCACCATTACTACTTGATCATGCTGGCACCGCCGATCGCCGCACTGTCCGGAATCGGATGGTACGCGATGTACGGGTTGTACAAAAGTCAAAAGGACTGGGCAAGCTATCTGCTGCCGGCAGCCGTTCTGACGACGGCCGCATTCCAAGTCTATATTTTAAGCGGCTATACTGAGCAAATCGGCACCCTCTGGATGTATGTCCTGGGGATCTTGGGACTGGGCCTTACCATCGCCCTTCTCATCCTCAAGCGAAGCCATCCATTCGGCAAGCAGCTGACGATCATCAGTTTGCTGATCCTTCTTCTGACACCTGTCTATTGGTCAGCGACACCGCTTCTATACAGCGGCAACAGCGTCCTTCCTGAATCAGGACCGCAGCTGCAAAGCTCAATGGGCGGAAGCGGAATGTTCAGCTCAGAAGTGGATGAAGGGCTGCTCTCATATCTTCGGGAACATAACACGGGCGAAGAGTATTTATTCGCTACCTTGACGACAGTGACCGCAGCGCCGTATATCATCAATGCCGACGAAAACGTGATGGCGCTCGGCGGCTTCAACGGCACAGATCCGATCCTTTCGGTCAGCGAGCTGAAAAAACTCGTCCAAGAAGGAAAAGTGAAATACTTCCTGATCACAAGCGACAACTCAGGAAACAGTGAGCTTGTCTCCTGGATCAAAGAAAACGGCACGAACATTTCATCTGACGAATACAGCAGCACCGCAAACACGGACAGCACCGCACAACAGGGCATGAGGGGCGGCCCGGGCGGCGGACAGCAGCAGACGCTCTATAAGGTGGAGCTGTCGACATAA